In Eubalaena glacialis isolate mEubGla1 chromosome 4, mEubGla1.1.hap2.+ XY, whole genome shotgun sequence, the genomic window GGTAGGAGCTGGGAGGGCCGCTGTAATTCTGGCTGGACCCCGGGGAGCTGTAGTTCGACTGTGACGAGTAGCCTCCTAAGGGAGAGAGGGGTGGGTTAGAGGTGAGAGGCACAGGCCCGCCCCGCAGTCAGAGAGCAGGACGTCAGCCAACACCGGAACTGCGTCTGCCGGGGAGAGCGCAGCAGGGCAGCCAGGGAGCTCCACCTTGCTCTGCTAAGTGCCTTTCCAGGGTCATTGGGTCTAGCTGTTCCAAGAGCCCTGAGGTGGGACCATCAGCCCTGCGTTTATGAGGGGTGGGGAGCTGCCCAGCCACGACGCATGGGCAGCGGGAGCTGTAACCGGGGGCTGCCTGAGCACAGGCTGAGCTCACCACCCCAAACCAGAGCGCCACGTCAGGCTGTTTGGCCCTCACTGTTCTCCGTATTTTTTCCCGTTGGTGCCAACATTGAAGAGTAGGGCAATTTCTGAACGTCTGGCTCTGGAAGAACCCGAAGCTGGAGGTGTGCCTAAGCCTGTGTTCTCAGAGGATCCTGGTGTGCCCGTGTCTCTCACTCCTTGTTCTTACCCCACATGGAAGCCAAGCGGCAGCTGCCACCAGGGCCCCCCTACCTGTGCTGCTATCTGCCCAGGCCAGGCCACGCCCCCTCCTCATGGAATCCGTGTGGCCCCTGCTGGCTCTGAGTTTAAGGCCCCCCATGCTGTGCTGCCTGCTGCCCCAAGCCCACCTTGTTTGCCTTGGTATGAGGAGCCGCCCCCAGAACCTCCGCCGTAGCCCCCGTGTGACCCTGGATTGTAGGACGACCCGCCTGAGCCGTAGCTGTTCCCGCCGCTTCGGCCTCCACTACCACTGTAGTCTGGGGGAAGAGAAGATAACACAGTTAAGGGGCTGTGGCCAAGACTGCGGCTAGGGCGATCTAGGTTCCTTGTGCGCGGCCTTGGCAGTGGCAGGCGCTCGGCTGAGGCCTGGGCCTTGCCCGATCCCCGTCTTGACTGCTGAAATTTGGCACACTCAGTCCAACCACGAAGCGCCAGGGGCCACTGGAGCCCTGTAACGTCATCATGTTCTGAAGCCCAGGTCCATCCTGCCTTCCCGCCTGCTCCTCCAACCCAGGctccccagcagcctcctcccctctcccacccagcCAGGCACCCGAGGCCCACCACCAGGCCCACGCACAGGCAGCACAGCTTCTTTAAGGTCCCCGGCACGCAGCTGCCCGCTATCCTGTCATGCAGGAGTTCACACCCACGCTTCCCCAGGCCTGCTGGGTCTGTGCACGAGGTAGAAGGACCGGTGGACAGGGAAGTAACTCAGGATGTGTTGGGGGCTGTCTCCAGAGCCCGTCCCTGGAGGTGACCTCGCAACAGCTGGCCCAGACTCACAGGCTCTATCCACCCTTGGGCCCCAGCCTCAGCCCACAGCCTCCGGGACCTCGGAGAAGGCAACACGGAGGGAACAGCAAAGACCTGGGCCAGGGGACCCTGCTTTCAGGATTTTCCTAACGCCCGCCCTGCAGCCAGCACCACCCGGCTTCCTTCCGGTCCCTCCACCAGAGATCAGGTTGGGGCAGGGCTGAGCTTCCACCACTCCTTGGGATCTGCTGCTGGCCTGGACCCCTGGCGGCTCTGGAAGCCAACTCACTGAATTTGCTCTCGTAGCTGTAGTCTGATCCGCCCCCGCCTCCGGGGGAGCTGTAGGAGTTTGAGTAGGAGGAGTAGTTGCCTTGTCCATGATTATAGCCTTTCTGCTTGCCCTGCGGGGGGCCGTAGTTGCTGTACTGGCCCTGGTTGTAGGACTGCTGCTGGCCTTGGTGGGACTGGTAGCCCGAGCCATAGGAGGGCTTCTGCTGGCCCCCGTGCGGCTGCTTCTTCCCGGCATGTTTCGGGGGCACTGGTGAGTTGTAGTTGTCACCTTGGTAGTAGGAACCGTAGCCAGAAGAGCCAccaccgcccccgccgccgccaccaccaccggcattCCCAGAATGCCCTCCGTTGCTGTAGAACTGACCTAAACAGGAAGGCAGCGGGTCAGGTGGAGGAtcgggaggcgggggaggggaaggagagggaaggtcACAGCTGTGGGCCCTGAAGGCTGACCCACAAGCCCACTGGCCAGGCCGGGAGAGACGGAAAGAGGCAGGAGAGCGAGGAGCAGCGGCTCCGGTCCTTGAAGCAGCCTGGTATGGGCTGGCCCAGCCTTCAGCCCCACTCACCCATCAGCTGACGACAACAATGGCTCTCTGCCCAAGCAGCGGCACGACAGCAGGCCAGCAGCAGCTTTCGCAGCAGATGTCAACATTACAATGAGATGGGCTCCAAGCGCAGGATGACAATCACGACTAGCTGACTGCTACCCAGATGTCCCCAACAGTGAGAGGAAAAGCAAAGCCCCAAAGAAGCAGCTGGCCCCCGCCACCTCCCCCCTGCTGTGCTGGGAAGAGGCTCTGTAGTCCCAGGCCTGGGTGACCCCAGGAGATGCTCTGTAACGATGCCCCTAAAAGCCAGAGTCGTTCCTGGAAGACCAGCTGGTCCACCTGGGTCTGGGAGGACCGAATGGAGACTTAGCCCAATGACCTGGGGCATCTCCCTGGTGTGACTGCCACAGCCTCGTGGGGTAAATGAAACACTACGGCTGGGTTCAGAACACCCAGGTGGGGCCTCAAGCTACTGCCTTGGGTGGCCCCCCCAGAGGGCCCCTCCTTACTCCCAGCACAGCTGCCGGGCGCAGGCAGGACCCAGGGGTAGGACTGACAAGCGTGCAGCCAGACCGCCACATTCTCAGGCCCTGGAGCGGAGAATGTCACGGTGGGTCCCCCCTCTGGTCACTAGGTACAGACCCCAGAAGACAGGTTTGTTAACACAGCCCCACCACTCAGATGGACTGACAGGGCATGGGTCAGCTAAGGAGAGGCGACAGGAAGAGGAAGACAGGTCACGTGGGTGGCTCTCCGACCCAGCCGGGCAATCCCTAGCACTCACACAGGGGCTGCAGAACTCTTGGGCTCCTGGAGCAGGCGGGCCTGGGCGCACCTGTGCTGGCTGGCCGCCGCCCCTGCCATAGACAGCCGGGGCTGGTGCTGGTGTTGGTGTGGCCACTATGCTCAGGGTGGGGGGACGGGGAGAGGACGCTCCCCACACACCCTGTCCTTCCTTCCCGTATTTAGCACCAAGGATCTCCTGCCTTTTGAATGGGGTTGATTCCTTCCACCCGCTGCAGATGTACGCCCCACACCGCTGTGTCTTGGGTGGTTTGAGAACAATAATTTGGATAGAACTGATCTGCGACATCAGTTAATTTTCTCTAGACCcttccacccaccccacccaaaGCCAAAAACACCAAGGAGAAGGACGTGTCCCACAGTGCAGGAAAGTAAACGCGCGAAGGCTTCTCAAGGAGGCTGGAGGACGGGAGGTCCCCTGCAGACCCCCTCTCGGAAGCCCACCACCTCAGCTGCCCACGACCAGCACTGAGCGCATCCTCGCCCCTCCGCCAGCGTGGGAATGAATGAAGACGCCAAGGACTGAGGGCTTGTTACTTTAACatgtattgattaaaaaaaaataataataataataaaggggagGGGAAATTTTCAACGTCATTTCAGGATAACTATTTCCTGGTATAAAAAGACATTATTCTCAAACAATaactttctaggaaaaaaaaaaatacatcatgcaatcaaagttttaaaaagtttcacTGACTGTTTCAAACCCCTGGGAACAAATTATGTAGTAACCGTTTTGACCAATTTTTTGCCTGACTGAATAAACGCAAAATTTTGCAAGTCAACGCAGAGGCAGGCCTTGCTGCAAAAAAATCTGCTGACCAGAGCCAAAACTATACTCATTCCCAAGAACTTGGGACTCCCGCCAAGAGACGGGGGTCTCATCCAAGAGCCAAAACGCCTCTGTGTGCCTCTGCGCACAAGGGAGAAGCCACACAAGCTCAAGCCTGCACCCTAAGGTAAGAGGGCAGAAGCTTTCCAGGCCTTCTGGAATCTGCCGTGGATGTGCGCCCAGCAGCACAGGCCCTGCTGAGGCTTGGCTCTTCACTGGAGAATTGTGCTATGTATTAAGCTCTTCCagcttgattatttttaaagccccattaaaaaaaaaaagaaaaagaaaaaaggaaaaaaacctctaGAATCCCATGCATTTGCAGGTGTGATTACGACTTGCAAAATTCCACGTTCTCTCTTCCTTAAAGCCTGTCTGTTTCTTGCACTAATAGTGGAAGCACAGTTTTGATACCTTTGAGAGTTCACCTCTAGCTAAAGCAGCCACAGAACATTGCATCCCGGAACAAGAACCCACCAGAGCATTTACAAAAGGTGGAAGAGGTTAACTTCGCACAATATACAATTCCCCAACGTTCCCAACATTTCACATgtttatgaaaaaacaaaagaaaaaaggccgGTTGCTCTGGATTCGGATGTGGTGAAATCGTTACTGTCAAAGGCATCaaccagatttgggaatttgttaaaaggttaaaaattcatacaaaacCTGCTGTAAATTAAGACAAAGGTAGATTAAAATGCATTATTATCTGTCTCTTAAATAAAGTAATGCTTTCCATAAAAAGCAAAGGTGGGCTTTTGCCTTGATGCTGACCAACGCTGGCTCTAGAATTCTGTGCAATTCTGCACAAAAAACGCATTCTCTGAAAATTGTTTTCCACTTATTGTGAACTTCAATATGACCAAGTTCAAAGGCAAATCACGATAAAAACTGCCATTGTCTTAAATTCTGCAGGCTAAGAGTTTCAGACAAGCTGCGGTGACAAGCCACGGTTGAGAAACCCAGTGAAGCACAGGGCACAGCACGGACACTTTGGGTTTTGGAGTTCGAGAAAATTGGAGTAAAAAGTTGATTTTGTGTGCAATACTTTTAGATGCTCTAGGAAGACCCAAAATCATGATAGCCGTAGCAGTCTGTGAAAAAGTCACCTACAAAAGGGGGAGacagagcagagaaaaaaaattagaattcttttgaaaaatggcaCAGAGCGCCACATTTGAAATTCATGTTTTAGATTTCTCTGCTCCTGTAACCCCCCAATGAAGGCTCCTTCTCAAGACAAGAGCTGTGCACTGTCAGGAAAAGTATATTCACAGGATTGGTGCTTCGCATGGCTTAaagcagagaaatttaaaattctgactTTTAATGAACTTCCAAGTCACACAAGTGTGTGCATTAACATTTAAAGAGTAAATTACACTTTTGCAGGATGGGGGGTGCTGGAGGACCGCCTGACCTAACCACCGAGAATGGGTGCCAGCTGCCCTTAAGCCTCAGCGAGGCTCCTGCTGCTGGGCCACCCTGCTCTAACTCAGGCCACGGGAGCTAAGCTGCAGCTTCTCCCCAAGCTCagacaaagagaaacacacacttACTGTAGCCAGCGGTCGCCGAGTTGCCTCCATACCCGTAGCTGCCATACCCGGCGCCTGAAAGGGAACAGACAGGGTCACCAGGGCAGGAGGTGGGTCTGCCAGCCCCCCTGCCTCTTCTGGCATCTCAGTTGGCCCCAGGGGTCCCACCCACTCCAGGGAGCAGGCCGGGCCCACTGGGACAGCACAGGACAATGGTCCTCACCAGCATTCATGTAGCCTCCATGGTTGGCGCCACCAaagcctcttcctctccctcgaCCTCGgatgttccctcctcttccccgTCCTCGGAGATTGGGGGGCGGGGGCACTTCATTGTGCATGGGGCCCCCCATGCCGAACCCAGGGTTATGTGGCTGGACGGGAGAGAAGACAGACGGGTTACATTCGCCTCCCACTCGAATCACCAGAGAATACACGCCGAGGTCAGAGAGCTCCGGGGTAACCGCTCACCTTAGCAGCAAATTTCGGTCCACCTCTCACAGGCACGGGGGCTCTCTTCTTCTTGTTGGCCTCGAGGGCTAGAGGGGCATCGGGGAACAGTTTTTCTAGCGCAGCAAGGGCGGCATATGCTTTGGCCACCTTTTTGTTTGAGCCAGCGCCTTGAAACTTCTGTCCGTCCACTTCAACCTGGGAAGAACACATGCGTGTCTGGGGTGATCCAACACCCCCCTTGGGACGGGGGGGACTCTCCAAAGACTCCAGGCCCCCACAGGAACCGCCCCCAGGACCACTAACCTCCATGACGAAGCGCTTGTCATGGCTACCCCCTGTCTCTGAGATGAGCTCATACTTGAGGCCACGCCTCTTCTCGTTAAGTTCCATAACAGGGTTCTTGCCATGCTTGGTCAGGATCGGCCCCTGCTGTTTTACGTTCtcagggaaaacagaaaagaaaaccaacaaaCTCAGCTAAGGGCTTTCCAGCACGTGGAGGAGGGCAGCCGCCCCTACGTCATGGCTGAGGAGGCCCTCCGCTCCATTTACTCTGTTGTCGCCCTCGCCACTCCTGTCTCCAGAAATCATCTGTGGCCTTCCCAGCAATGGGACCACCTCCACCCACACCCCATCTACCGGGGAAACGGCACATCCTCGACTGCAGGCCACCCCAGTGCAGCCCCAGATGTTGGGTCAACACCAGCAAGGGCCTCTCAGCCATGGCTCAACAGCTCACACCCAACTCCCTCCACAGGCCCCTGGACTGGAAGGTACACTCTTGGGGTAAGAGAACGAGGACCAGGAACTGTCCTGGCTCACGGGACCCAGGGCCGCCTGCTGCTTCCTGCCGGGCACTCCAGCACCCACCCCGTGCTCACCTCGGCAGTGGGATCTGACGGGAAGGCAGCGCTGGGGGTCGAGACAGCTTCCACCACAGGTGGAGGGGCCACCACGGCTGGCTTCGCCTCTGTCTCCTCAGCTGAGTCTTCCCCCTTGCTGGAGTCTCTGCCTTCGGCACCCGTGGGCAAGCCCATGTCCTGTAACACCTGCAGGAGGGAGACCCAGGCCCCCAGTGAGGGAAGGCTCAACCATGCAGAACCCCTCCCACACCCGGGATCCTGAATCAGAAGCGCCTAGGGTGGCGTCCAGCCAACTGGAGGAGCTTTCCTGTAGCTCCCAAGACCACCTCAATGCCCGGCCACACTTGGGGGCCCTCTGCCCATCAGTCACAGTGATGACGGCGTTCTTGCCACGTGTGACTTGGCTACCATTCGGAAATCTAACCATTTCAGTATGCGCATGCCCTCCTTTAGCCTCGTGCTTAAATGGGACGATGGCTCTGAAGGGGCGCAAGATGAGGGAAGTGGTTTGCTGTCGTACGACGCTGCTGGCCGCGCTCACCTTAACGGCCACGTGCAACTTGGCAGTCTTTTTGGAGGGCCCAGAGGCCTCGAATGAGTTGCCGTCTACCTCCACAGACATGGTGAAGATGGGGGCGTGAACTGGACCGGTCTGGGAAACCAGTTTGTACTGCAGCCCCGGCTTGAGCTGGTTCAGTCTCATCAGGGCGTTCATCGCTTGGGGAGGCTCTGCTTTCTCCTCTAAAGAGAACACACCAACGTTGCTCTGGAAAGTCAGTCAATTCTGAACCGGGCAGGGGAACCTCTCCTGACTGTGCCCTGATGCACGACGTGGAGGACTGGGCAGGGGACTGGGCGGCCACACGTGCCGAGGCCTTGCCTGCCCCACTCCCAGGCGCACACCACACCTGCGGTCACCAGCTGAGGCACCCCACTTGTGTTCCATACCCatgttgtatttatttaatcattcttaAAAGGACTTAAGTATCATGTCTGAGAAAGAGAAGGTAAAAGGAGGTATCCCACTCACTTTGGGGTGAACCTTAATTGAAGCCACGTGGAGGGTAAAACAAGGACTATGAATGAATGCTGGTACCTTTCTTCTgaatcttcttcttctttttgctgGGAGACTTTTCCTCCCCATCTTCCTCCATTGGGCGTTTCATGGGCGTAATGGCGTAGGTGGTACTGGGGGGTATTTGAACTGAAACGAGACAAGGATGGAAGCAGCTGAGACTCCAGTCTGGGCTCTGCTGGGAGCGTGCGATGATACCGCCCGCCTGGGCATGGGCACTGCGCCATGCTTACCTGTGTAGTCCACTGGGTTTTCATTCTTTGGTTTTTTGGGCATCTTCGAAGGCAGGGGGTCCATACCCAGGACCTTATGGAGCTGGCCAAACGCAGCAAGTCGCAGAGCGTGCtggagaaggggaagaggaaccTGACTCAGCCGCCCTGCGTTCCCAGCCAACGTGTGTGCTCTCACTAATGCCTTCTGGAAGGGGTGGGAGCTGAGGGGTTGCTAACGGTCTCCCCTATAACAGCGAGGGGTCCCCCAACAGCCAGGGCCCAGCCTTGCTGTGGGGGAAGGCCAGCCTGTGACCACCCCCCTCGAGAGGATTACAGGAGACCCCAACCTGGGGACTGGTTGCCACACGGAGCCACGTGGTGGGCCTGCGAGGGAAGGACCCCTGGAGCAGTCCGCACAGCAAATACATCTCCCCGCTGAACTCGGTGTCTGAAAACAGCACTCGAGCAGGCCGAGGGGGCAGGCGACAACCACGTGTGGCGCCAGGGGAAAGAAGCAACCCAGATTGGGGCACCCTGTATCAGGCACGATCCCTTGACCTTCAGAATCCCCAGCCTGAGCCTATGAGTCCAGTGGCTACCCTGAGAATACCCAGTAATGGAACTGGAAGCCAGTGATTACAGACTGGGTAAGGGCTCACGTTGGCAATGGCGATGACTATACCTGCGCACTCTGTGTGATATCTTCCCGTTGCTGTCTGTCTAGATGCCCAATAGCATCAGTGGCTTCTTTTTCACAAGGGTCATAAATGCCAGAACCATCTGAAGGCAGGAAACAAGGAAGATATGCAGAGGATTATCTTTTAGCATCTCCGAAGAGTTGTGCTGGCTGAGGGAACCAAGTGCGTTACCCCCCGCGCCCCATCCACACCCAGCTCTGGAAAACACACCGAGCTCGGTGACCCACTCGGCATCCAGCCTGTGAGAGAAATAATCCACATGTATCTCAGAGCGTGGAGCTCGCGTGGGAGTGGGTCACCAGTGCCCCGGATCCGCCCTGAGTCACAGCTGCGGAGCCGGCACAGGGCTGGATATGATGGTGCAAGAGGGTAGTCACATGCTTCATCCCTAGGGGGACACGGGGCTGCTGCTGCCCTAACCCGGTCAGGGGACCCGCCAGGAAGTGGCCTCAGGGCCTCAATCCCTGTCCTTTCCCTGCAACTTGCAAAGCACAAGGCCCCAACCTGGCATCACGATGCCTGAAGCCAGGCACTCCAGCACTCTCCGCAGGGCCTCGCCGGCACCCATTGGTCTGTTGGCTGTGCCGATGGACTTCTCACAGAGAAGCTCGAGGGGCTGAAAGGCAAGAGGGACAGTTAGCCACAGTGTCCAGGAGGGAGTTGGCTGATGCTGAGGAGCTGTTgccgtgtgtgtgcgtgtgcgtgcgtgcgtgcgtgtgtgtgtgcgcgcacgcgtcGAAGACAGGACACCTAGAGTGGGTCTTAACCAACTTTTCCTTAAAGGACCAGATGTAAAAGGTGCAGCCTGTGTGGGCCAAGAGGCAAAGTTGAAGCTGTTACATAGGTACTTATACTTAAAATGTagccatttaaaaacataaaaagcattCTTAACTATAGATAAACAGGCAACTAGCCAAAATTGgcctgtgggcctcagtttgctgacccctgtccaAGAACAGCTACAAAACCTTCTTCACGGAGTGCAATCTGTCATAGTAAGTGTGCCACCTGGCCGGCCCCTGACTAGGTTGAGCTGTG contains:
- the ILF3 gene encoding interleukin enhancer-binding factor 3 isoform X2 yields the protein MRPVRIFVNDDRHVMAKHSSVYPTQEELEAVQNMVSHTERALKAVSDWIDEQEKGSGDHAESENMDVPPEDETKEGAGEQKSEHVTRTLRGVMRVGLVAKGLLLKGDLDLELVLLCKEKPTTALLDKVADNLAIQLAAVTDDKYEILQSVDDAAIVIKNTKEPPLSLTIHLTSPVVREEMEKVLAGETLSVNDPPDVLDRQKCLAALASLRHAKWFQARANGLKSCVIVIRVLRDLCTRVPTWGPLRGWPLELLCEKSIGTANRPMGAGEALRRVLECLASGIVMPDGSGIYDPCEKEATDAIGHLDRQQREDITQSAQHALRLAAFGQLHKVLGMDPLPSKMPKKPKNENPVDYTVQIPPSTTYAITPMKRPMEEDGEEKSPSKKKKKIQKKEEKAEPPQAMNALMRLNQLKPGLQYKLVSQTGPVHAPIFTMSVEVDGNSFEASGPSKKTAKLHVAVKVLQDMGLPTGAEGRDSSKGEDSAEETEAKPAVVAPPPVVEAVSTPSAAFPSDPTAEQGPILTKHGKNPVMELNEKRRGLKYELISETGGSHDKRFVMEVEVDGQKFQGAGSNKKVAKAYAALAALEKLFPDAPLALEANKKKRAPVPVRGGPKFAAKPHNPGFGMGGPMHNEVPPPPNLRGRGRGGNIRGRGRGRGFGGANHGGYMNAGAGYGSYGYGGNSATAGYSQFYSNGGHSGNAGGGGGGGGGGGSSGYGSYYQGDNYNSPVPPKHAGKKQPHGGQQKPSYGSGYQSHQGQQQSYNQGQYSNYGPPQGKQKGYNHGQGNYSSYSNSYSSPGGGGGSDYSYESKFNYSGSGGRSGGNSYGSGGSSYNPGSHGGYGGGSGGGSSYQGKQGGYSSQSNYSSPGSSQNYSGPPSSYQSSQGGYGRNADHSMNYQYR
- the ILF3 gene encoding interleukin enhancer-binding factor 3 isoform X3; translation: MRPVRIFVNDDRHVMAKHSSVYPTQEELEAVQNMVSHTERALKAVSDWIDEQEKGSGDHAESENMDVPPEDETKEGAGEQKSEHVTRTLRGVMRVGLVAKGLLLKGDLDLELVLLCKEKPTTALLDKVADNLAIQLAAVTDDKYEILQSVDDAAIVIKNTKEPPLSLTIHLTSPVVREEMEKVLAGETLSVNDPPDVLDRQKCLAALASLRHAKWFQARANGLKSCVIVIRVLRDLCTRVPTWGPLRGWPLELLCEKSIGTANRPMGAGEALRRVLECLASGIVMPDGSGIYDPCEKEATDAIGHLDRQQREDITQSAQHALRLAAFGQLHKVLGMDPLPSKMPKKPKNENPVDYTVQIPPSTTYAITPMKRPMEEDGEEKSPSKKKKKIQKKEEKAEPPQAMNALMRLNQLKPGLQYKLVSQTGPVHAPIFTMSVEVDGNSFEASGPSKKTAKLHVAVKVLQDMGLPTGAEGRDSSKGEDSAEETEAKPAVVAPPPVVEAVSTPSAAFPSDPTAENVKQQGPILTKHGKNPVMELNEKRRGLKYELISETGGSHDKRFVMEVEVDGQKFQGAGSNKKVAKAYAALAALEKLFPDAPLALEANKKKRAPVPVRGGPKFAAKPHNPGFGMGGPMHNEVPPPPNLRGRGRGGNIRGRGRGRGFGGANHGGYMNAGAGYGSYGYGGNSATAGYSDFFTDCYGYHDFGSS
- the ILF3 gene encoding interleukin enhancer-binding factor 3 isoform X4, with translation MRPVRIFVNDDRHVMAKHSSVYPTQEELEAVQNMVSHTERALKAVSDWIDEQEKGSGDHAESENMDVPPEDETKEGAGEQKSEHVTRTLRGVMRVGLVAKGLLLKGDLDLELVLLCKEKPTTALLDKVADNLAIQLAAVTDDKYEILQSVDDAAIVIKNTKEPPLSLTIHLTSPVVREEMEKVLAGETLSVNDPPDVLDRQKCLAALASLRHAKWFQARANGLKSCVIVIRVLRDLCTRVPTWGPLRGWPLELLCEKSIGTANRPMGAGEALRRVLECLASGIVMPDGSGIYDPCEKEATDAIGHLDRQQREDITQSAQHALRLAAFGQLHKVLGMDPLPSKMPKKPKNENPVDYTVQIPPSTTYAITPMKRPMEEDGEEKSPSKKKKKIQKKEEKAEPPQAMNALMRLNQLKPGLQYKLVSQTGPVHAPIFTMSVEVDGNSFEASGPSKKTAKLHVAVKVLQDMGLPTGAEGRDSSKGEDSAEETEAKPAVVAPPPVVEAVSTPSAAFPSDPTAEQGPILTKHGKNPVMELNEKRRGLKYELISETGGSHDKRFVMEVEVDGQKFQGAGSNKKVAKAYAALAALEKLFPDAPLALEANKKKRAPVPVRGGPKFAAKPHNPGFGMGGPMHNEVPPPPNLRGRGRGGNIRGRGRGRGFGGANHGGYMNAGAGYGSYGYGGNSATAGYSDFFTDCYGYHDFGSS
- the ILF3 gene encoding interleukin enhancer-binding factor 3 isoform X1 — encoded protein: MRPVRIFVNDDRHVMAKHSSVYPTQEELEAVQNMVSHTERALKAVSDWIDEQEKGSGDHAESENMDVPPEDETKEGAGEQKSEHVTRTLRGVMRVGLVAKGLLLKGDLDLELVLLCKEKPTTALLDKVADNLAIQLAAVTDDKYEILQSVDDAAIVIKNTKEPPLSLTIHLTSPVVREEMEKVLAGETLSVNDPPDVLDRQKCLAALASLRHAKWFQARANGLKSCVIVIRVLRDLCTRVPTWGPLRGWPLELLCEKSIGTANRPMGAGEALRRVLECLASGIVMPDGSGIYDPCEKEATDAIGHLDRQQREDITQSAQHALRLAAFGQLHKVLGMDPLPSKMPKKPKNENPVDYTVQIPPSTTYAITPMKRPMEEDGEEKSPSKKKKKIQKKEEKAEPPQAMNALMRLNQLKPGLQYKLVSQTGPVHAPIFTMSVEVDGNSFEASGPSKKTAKLHVAVKVLQDMGLPTGAEGRDSSKGEDSAEETEAKPAVVAPPPVVEAVSTPSAAFPSDPTAENVKQQGPILTKHGKNPVMELNEKRRGLKYELISETGGSHDKRFVMEVEVDGQKFQGAGSNKKVAKAYAALAALEKLFPDAPLALEANKKKRAPVPVRGGPKFAAKPHNPGFGMGGPMHNEVPPPPNLRGRGRGGNIRGRGRGRGFGGANHGGYMNAGAGYGSYGYGGNSATAGYSQFYSNGGHSGNAGGGGGGGGGGGSSGYGSYYQGDNYNSPVPPKHAGKKQPHGGQQKPSYGSGYQSHQGQQQSYNQGQYSNYGPPQGKQKGYNHGQGNYSSYSNSYSSPGGGGGSDYSYESKFNYSGSGGRSGGNSYGSGGSSYNPGSHGGYGGGSGGGSSYQGKQGGYSSQSNYSSPGSSQNYSGPPSSYQSSQGGYGRNADHSMNYQYR